The Legionella spiritensis DNA segment TATTTAAAACAGGATAAAAAATTCAGGGCCATCCGTGACGCTTATCTCCACCACATAGCCGCAATGTTTGTGTTGCTCGGTGATGAGCCGGGGAAGGCAGCGACAAAAGCGACAACGGTTTTAAACATTGAAACGGCCCTTGCCAAAGCGTCGATGTCCAAAATCGCCCAGCGTGATCCCAATGCCATTTATCATATAATGGATCGCAAACAGCTGAATAAAATCACACCTGATTTCTCCTGGGCGCAGTATTTCACTGCCATGGGACGACCAGACATAAAACACGTTAATCTGGCTATGCCCGATTTTTTTAAAACCATGAATGAACAATTACGCACCGTACCGATAACAGCCTGGCAAACCTATTTACGCTGGCGTCTTATCGACGCGTTCGCCCCTTATTTATCAAAGCCTTTCGTCGATCAGAATTTTCGTATGGTGAGCACCTTAACCGGCACCAGGAAACTATTGCCCCGCTGGAAACGGGTTGTTGCAACTGAAAACGCGGCTCTGGGGTTCGCGGTAGGAAAATTATACGTGGAACGTTATTTTCCGCCATCATCGCGGCAAGCGGCTCTGGATATATTGCATGACGTCCGGCGCGCCTTGCAGCGGGATTTACGGCAACTGGCCTGGATGACCCCGCAAACCCGGCTTGCCGCCCTGAAAAAGCTGGATCTGATGGAAGAGCGCATCGGCTACCCGGATAAGTGGCGGGATTATTCCAGCCTGCACATTGACCGCGGTCCTTATGTTCTCAACATAATACGCGCCAATGAATTTCTAGTCCGGCGTGATCTGGATAAAATCAACAAACCGGTGGATAGAAGCGAATGGGCCATGCCGCCCCAGACCATCAACGCCTATTATGATCCGTCCATGAATAACCTGAACATCCCAGCCGGAATTCTGCAACCGCCCTTTTTTGATCCCAAGGCTCCTGCCGCCGTTAATTATGGCGCCATAGGCTTTGTAATGGGACATGAAATGACCCATGCCTTTGATGATCAGGGCGCGCAATTCGATGGCCATGGTAATTTGAAAAACTGGTGGACAGCTACGGATTTAAAAAAATTCCAGGCAGCGACAAGCTGTATCGCAGAACAATTTTCGCGATATAAGATCGATGGCCTGGCCGTACAAGGCAAACTTGTTATGGGAGAGGCAACAGCGGATTTGGGCGGATTAACGTTGGCTTTCCACGCGTTGCACCATTCCGACCATTACAGGAAAGCCCGCACCATAGACGGTCTGTCACCCGATCAGCAATTCTTTCTTGGCGCAGCGCACGTCTGGGCGGCCAATATTCGACCTGAACAGGCGCGTTACCTGATTACAGTCGATCCACATCCACCGGCACGCTATCGGGTGAACGGCAGCTTTGCCAACATGCCGCAATTTCAAAAGGCCTTTGCACTACCGGAACAAAGCCCTATGGTCAATAACCCTCGTTGTGTGATTTGGTAGAAGGGAAACCGCCTAAGGCTGTTTGCATGATTCACCCAACCGATCTGGTACTGTTTCCATTTAGTTTTGACAGGCGCCTGTCAAAACTAAATGGAAGTGGTACTACTGTGGCCACCAACTTGTAAAATTGAAAGAAACTGGTGATAAGTCGTCGTCGGATCCCGTATCATCATCCCAGGCAACGTTTTCCATAAATCTGCCAAGCGCGGTCTCACAAGGATAGTCCGCTATCTCACGAGGATTGGGATTGGGACTGAAAAAAACCTGGGTCGGCTTATTGGCAAAAACAGTTCTTCCGACTGTTTCAGAAGCCGCCACGTTCTCTTGTTCTGCCGAATTGTCATGGTCAAGAGCATCTTTGGCGCTATTTGACAAGTTCGTTGCAGCAAGAAACATGTGCTCAGGCTCTTTTAACAACATCGTGATGCCGTATACGTCAAGAAACTCGTTTTTCTCCAGAGTTTCCAGAGCCTCCACCGTCGCTAAATTCACCAGTTTCTTCTCATCGAGCAAAGCCAATGTGTCTTCATCGCAGCAGTTATATTTTACCAGGACACCCAACAAAATGATTGCCAACTCCTGATTTTCGGCATGTTTTGTAAGGAAATTCAACGCCCCGTCATGAAAAAAATCCTTATCAAGCAACAATTGGATATGTTTGATTAGCAATTCGTGTTGATGGGGTTCCTGGAACAACGCATCCAGAGCCTTCTCTGCCTGTTCAGGTGATAAAGGCAGTTTTCTTAATTCATTTGTACCAAGATATAATTGATAAGGAACGTCACTCAGCATGAGCGCCTCAAGATAACGCGTCAAATTCCATTTGGCGCTTTTGAAACAGTCCAGCACGTTATTTAATGCTACCTCCTCTAACGCGTTGAGTTCATAATGTTTTC contains these protein-coding regions:
- a CDS encoding M13 family metallopeptidase — translated: MMRSILILYTALLTIIYPAHGTTTTASHSIAGLHLDWRDPKILPGENFYTYANGEWQKQNPIPPEYPSWSSFNVLQEKVQKIIHQLMINAANDQQAKPGSIERKVGDFYFSGMDEKTINQQGVKPLQPVFARIAAIKNKRDLQQTIPYLQKIGVDVLFDFSSMQDFKDSTRMIGILSQGGLGLPDRDYYLKQDKKFRAIRDAYLHHIAAMFVLLGDEPGKAATKATTVLNIETALAKASMSKIAQRDPNAIYHIMDRKQLNKITPDFSWAQYFTAMGRPDIKHVNLAMPDFFKTMNEQLRTVPITAWQTYLRWRLIDAFAPYLSKPFVDQNFRMVSTLTGTRKLLPRWKRVVATENAALGFAVGKLYVERYFPPSSRQAALDILHDVRRALQRDLRQLAWMTPQTRLAALKKLDLMEERIGYPDKWRDYSSLHIDRGPYVLNIIRANEFLVRRDLDKINKPVDRSEWAMPPQTINAYYDPSMNNLNIPAGILQPPFFDPKAPAAVNYGAIGFVMGHEMTHAFDDQGAQFDGHGNLKNWWTATDLKKFQAATSCIAEQFSRYKIDGLAVQGKLVMGEATADLGGLTLAFHALHHSDHYRKARTIDGLSPDQQFFLGAAHVWAANIRPEQARYLITVDPHPPARYRVNGSFANMPQFQKAFALPEQSPMVNNPRCVIW